A stretch of the Cellulomonas sp. WB94 genome encodes the following:
- a CDS encoding ATP-binding protein, which yields MVAPDPRRGRSGLASRLLAAIALVVVTAGVTAWLVAGAIGPATFHSHMLQAGASHDPVAVLHAEEAFRSASALSLTVALAAAVLAALAVSLFLTRRIGRSLAALSSAAAQVAGGRFDAHVTNPHLGVEFDELADAFNAMSARLHESEALRQRLLADVAHELRTPVATLTAYLEGLEDGVESLTPATVAVLRAQASRLTLLARDLAAVTQAESGELVLQHVLVAPQEIVAAATLSAADRFAARGVELTTRVDPRVAPLAVDRDRLGQVLSNLLDNALRHTPPGGVVTVTARTAHPGAVQIGVEDTGEGIEPQHLPHLFERFYRVDTARDRDHGGSGVGLAITKALVEAHGGTITASSPGRGLGSRFEILLPAAGSSL from the coding sequence ATGGTCGCCCCGGACCCGCGGCGAGGCCGGTCCGGGCTGGCCTCCCGGCTCTTGGCGGCCATCGCGCTCGTGGTGGTCACCGCCGGCGTCACCGCCTGGCTGGTTGCCGGGGCGATCGGACCTGCGACGTTCCACAGCCACATGCTCCAGGCCGGTGCGAGCCACGACCCGGTCGCGGTGCTGCACGCCGAGGAGGCGTTCCGGTCGGCCAGCGCCCTGTCCCTGACCGTGGCCCTGGCCGCGGCGGTCCTGGCCGCGCTCGCCGTCAGCCTGTTCCTGACCCGGCGCATCGGCAGGTCCCTGGCGGCCTTGTCCAGCGCCGCCGCGCAGGTGGCGGGCGGACGGTTCGACGCCCACGTCACCAACCCCCACCTGGGGGTCGAGTTCGACGAGCTCGCCGATGCGTTCAATGCCATGTCGGCGCGGCTGCATGAGTCCGAGGCGCTCCGGCAGCGGCTGCTGGCCGACGTCGCCCACGAGCTGCGCACCCCGGTGGCGACCCTCACGGCCTACCTCGAAGGCCTCGAGGACGGTGTCGAGTCCCTGACTCCCGCGACCGTCGCGGTCCTGCGCGCACAGGCCTCCCGGCTGACCCTGCTCGCCCGCGATCTCGCAGCGGTCACTCAGGCCGAGAGCGGCGAGCTCGTGCTCCAGCACGTGCTCGTCGCGCCCCAGGAGATCGTCGCAGCGGCCACCCTGTCCGCCGCAGACCGGTTCGCGGCCCGCGGCGTGGAGCTCACCACCCGTGTCGACCCCCGCGTGGCACCGCTCGCCGTCGACCGTGACCGCCTGGGGCAGGTGCTCAGCAACCTCCTGGACAACGCGCTGCGGCACACGCCCCCCGGAGGGGTCGTGACCGTGACCGCCCGCACCGCCCACCCCGGGGCGGTGCAGATCGGCGTCGAAGACACCGGGGAAGGCATCGAACCCCAGCACCTTCCCCATCTCTTCGAACGCTTCTACCGGGTCGACACCGCCCGCGACCGCGACCACGGTGGGTCGGGCGTCGGGCTCGCGATCACCAAGGCCCTCGTCGAGGCCCACGGCGGAACGATCACCGCCAGCAGCCCCGGCCGCGGCCTTGGCAGCCGCTTCGAGATCCTGCTCCCGGCGGCCGGTTCCTCCCTCTGA
- a CDS encoding 4Fe-4S binding protein, producing MTAPTTVVPPAPVDPDVSPGPDLTPPRPGRNLMTIPLVAAALRSRWYPGVLQVPIAAVFGLVAYQLLAGPDAAHDNAGTALMWVLWWPVIPIVFVLLGRFWCAVCPFGAISDLVQKWVGVNRPVPAFLKSYGIWVIDAAFLAITWADHVWGIVESPWGSGVLLLLLTTAVIASGALFQRRTFCRYLCFLGGLAGNYARVGMVELRADTGICSTCKAKAACFNGTDTVAACPLFTFPRTMEDSANCNLCANCIKSCPNDAIQIRVRKPTSELWFITKPKLEQSALAMAIMGIVLIQNVTMLEVWTDVLSWIETTTGITSYAVIFTVAFAVAVSVPVALLALASRVAALRNLESATLNFARFGYALIPLDVAAHLAHNLFHLLAEGGSVYSTLTVLFGGTGGTGDPALVGTGTIQVLQFALLALGLAGSFYTARRIAHRRYRTAARRRRTLLPFVVIIALLGAVNVGMFLLPMAHRM from the coding sequence GTGACCGCGCCCACCACCGTCGTACCGCCCGCCCCGGTCGACCCGGACGTGTCCCCGGGTCCGGACCTGACGCCGCCGCGCCCGGGCCGGAACCTCATGACGATCCCCCTTGTCGCAGCGGCTCTGCGCAGCCGGTGGTATCCCGGCGTCCTGCAGGTCCCGATCGCCGCCGTGTTCGGCCTCGTGGCGTATCAGCTTCTTGCCGGGCCCGACGCGGCCCACGACAACGCCGGCACGGCCCTCATGTGGGTGCTGTGGTGGCCCGTCATCCCCATCGTCTTCGTGCTGCTCGGTCGGTTCTGGTGCGCCGTGTGCCCGTTCGGCGCCATCTCCGACCTCGTGCAGAAGTGGGTCGGGGTCAACCGCCCGGTGCCGGCGTTCCTCAAGAGCTACGGCATCTGGGTCATCGACGCCGCGTTCCTCGCGATCACGTGGGCCGATCACGTGTGGGGCATCGTCGAGTCGCCGTGGGGCTCAGGCGTGCTGCTCCTCCTCCTCACGACAGCAGTCATCGCGTCGGGCGCCCTGTTCCAGCGACGCACCTTCTGCCGGTACCTGTGCTTCCTCGGCGGGCTCGCGGGCAACTACGCCCGGGTCGGCATGGTCGAGCTGCGTGCGGACACCGGGATCTGCTCGACGTGCAAGGCCAAGGCGGCGTGCTTCAACGGCACTGACACGGTCGCCGCCTGCCCGCTGTTCACGTTCCCGCGCACGATGGAGGACTCGGCGAACTGCAACCTGTGCGCGAACTGCATCAAGTCGTGCCCCAACGACGCCATCCAGATCCGGGTCCGCAAGCCGACCAGCGAGCTGTGGTTCATCACGAAGCCCAAGCTCGAGCAGTCCGCGCTGGCCATGGCGATCATGGGCATCGTCCTGATCCAGAACGTCACCATGCTCGAGGTCTGGACGGACGTCCTGAGCTGGATCGAGACGACGACCGGCATCACGAGCTACGCCGTCATCTTCACGGTCGCGTTCGCCGTCGCGGTCAGCGTCCCGGTCGCACTCCTCGCCCTGGCCTCCCGGGTCGCAGCACTGCGCAACCTCGAGAGCGCGACGCTCAACTTCGCCCGGTTCGGCTACGCACTGATCCCCCTCGACGTCGCTGCCCACCTCGCGCACAACCTGTTCCACCTGCTCGCCGAGGGCGGGTCGGTGTACTCCACCCTGACCGTCCTGTTCGGCGGTACCGGCGGCACCGGCGATCCGGCGCTGGTCGGCACCGGCACCATCCAGGTGCTGCAGTTCGCCCTCCTTGCCCTCGGCCTTGCCGGCTCGTTCTACACGGCACGGCGCATCGCGCACCGCCGCTACCGCACGGCCGCGCGGCGCCGCCGGACCCTGCTGCCGTTCGTGGTCATCATCGCGCTGCTCGGCGCCGTCAACGTGGGGATGTTCCTCCTGCCGATGGCACATCGGATGTGA
- a CDS encoding cytochrome c biogenesis CcdA family protein codes for MGADLLTTGSIVAAFFAGGVALFAPCCIVFLAPSYLAGAVKNRLWRLLPLTFIFAAGLALVLVPLTMGMSLLAGAIARYHAPLYYAGGTLMIVLALLALSGKMWSLPSVMRTPDTRRGDSASFFALGVFSGIASSCCAPVLVGVMTLSALSGSAIGGLALGLAFVFGMVFPLFVMALLWDRARLGERTLFRAKLVRIRLGTRLLVTNTLNVGVAVAFAVMGGFIIALAGSADMTGGTAFQASAGQALADVFLRIQRWTEPVPEPVLGLALLALAAVFVWATLVGRRSHPAPPSDGGTDVPPTDDLPTDGDDAPSCHETPAHQGSGR; via the coding sequence GTGGGTGCTGACCTGCTCACGACCGGCAGCATCGTCGCGGCGTTCTTCGCCGGTGGCGTCGCGCTGTTCGCGCCCTGCTGCATCGTGTTCCTGGCACCGAGCTACCTGGCCGGCGCCGTGAAGAACCGGCTGTGGAGACTGCTGCCGCTGACATTCATCTTCGCCGCCGGCCTGGCGCTCGTGCTGGTCCCGTTGACCATGGGGATGAGCCTTCTCGCCGGTGCGATCGCCCGGTACCACGCGCCGTTGTACTACGCGGGCGGCACCTTGATGATCGTCCTCGCGCTCCTGGCACTGTCGGGGAAGATGTGGTCGCTGCCCAGCGTCATGCGCACCCCGGACACGAGGCGGGGGGACTCCGCGAGCTTCTTCGCGCTCGGGGTCTTCTCAGGGATCGCGTCCAGCTGCTGCGCGCCCGTGCTCGTCGGGGTGATGACGCTGTCCGCGCTGTCCGGGTCGGCGATCGGCGGCCTCGCGCTCGGCCTGGCGTTCGTGTTCGGCATGGTCTTCCCCCTGTTCGTCATGGCCCTGCTGTGGGACCGGGCGCGGCTGGGGGAGCGCACGCTCTTCCGAGCGAAGCTCGTCCGCATCCGCCTGGGCACCAGGCTCCTCGTGACGAACACGCTCAACGTGGGCGTCGCCGTCGCGTTCGCCGTCATGGGCGGCTTCATCATCGCCCTCGCCGGCAGCGCCGACATGACCGGCGGGACCGCCTTCCAGGCCTCGGCGGGCCAGGCCCTGGCCGACGTCTTCCTGCGGATCCAGCGGTGGACCGAGCCGGTACCCGAGCCGGTGCTGGGACTCGCCCTGCTCGCCCTTGCGGCCGTGTTCGTGTGGGCGACGCTGGTCGGCCGCCGCAGCCACCCGGCCCCACCGAGCGACGGCGGCACCGATGTCCCGCCGACCGATGACCTGCCCACCGATGGCGACGACGCCCCGTCGTGCCACGAGACCCCAGCACACCAAGGGAGTGGTCGATGA
- a CDS encoding GNAT family protein: protein MATPLDTVAWPVRTARLALRPATPLDVEPTWRYRRLATVNHWITRAPTTVDEYRTAFDHPGRLPKTLVIEHDGEVIGDLMLAVSDAWAQAEVVDQGRGVQAELGWALHPDQAGQGYATEAVRELIRICFEDLGLRRVTATCFADNEASWRLMERVGMRREQHAVRESLHRSGAWLEGLGYALLADEWRSGL, encoded by the coding sequence ATGGCCACCCCCCTCGACACCGTGGCATGGCCGGTGCGGACCGCACGTCTGGCTCTGCGGCCGGCGACGCCGCTCGACGTCGAGCCCACCTGGCGGTACCGCCGGCTGGCGACCGTCAACCACTGGATCACGCGCGCCCCGACCACGGTGGACGAGTACCGCACCGCGTTCGACCATCCGGGTCGGTTGCCGAAGACCCTTGTCATCGAGCACGACGGCGAGGTCATCGGCGACCTCATGCTCGCCGTGTCGGACGCCTGGGCGCAGGCCGAGGTCGTCGACCAGGGTCGCGGGGTCCAGGCAGAGCTCGGGTGGGCACTTCACCCCGATCAGGCCGGCCAGGGGTACGCGACCGAGGCGGTCCGAGAGCTGATCCGGATCTGCTTCGAGGACCTCGGGCTGCGTCGCGTGACGGCCACCTGCTTCGCTGACAACGAGGCATCCTGGCGTCTGATGGAGCGTGTCGGGATGCGTCGAGAGCAGCACGCCGTCCGCGAGTCGCTGCACCGCTCGGGCGCCTGGCTCGAGGGTCTGGGCTACGCGCTGCTCGCCGACGAGTGGCGCAGCGGCCTGTAG
- a CDS encoding heavy metal translocating P-type ATPase — translation MRSASRTAVLSVSGLHWASSAAVVEAVLSRRAGVRSVEANPVDQTATVTYDPERTSVAQLAGWVRDCGYHCAGQSVPDHLCDPMDEPTDHHAHAPHEGPPIHGPQEVIGHGGHHGAMSMDSMVRDMRNRFLLAAVLSVPVLLWSPIGRKVLGFGVAAPFGLRDDVFALALSLPVVFYSAWIFFDGAYRALRARTLDMMVLVAVGVGAGWVYSLGVTLTGGGEVFYEAATVLTSFVLLGHWFEMRARGGANDAVRTLLELAPAMALVLRDDEPVEVPTADVQVGDLLLVRPGARVPVDGVVESGESEVDESMVTGESLPVAKAAGSPMIGASINTTGTLRVRAVKVGADTALAQIVALVQEAQNSKAPGQRLADRAAFWLVLVALVAGSTTFLVWLASGASVQTAMLFAITVVVITCPDALGLATPTAIMVGTGLGAQRGVLFKNATALETSARIDTVVMDKTGTLTKGAPEVTDVVVDGMEEARVLALAAAVEQESEHPLAAAVVRYARTRGAATLRATEFRNVPGHGAGADVDGHRVLVGNRTLMAAEHIDLGSLSDARDRFAAAGRTAVFVAADGTAVGVIAMADAARETAAQAVAALHEAGVQVVMLTGDDQATADRIAGQLGIDQVIAEELPGDKAAKVAELQASGKRVAMVGDGVNDAPALAQADLGIAIGAGSDVAIETADVVLMRSDPLDVPIALRIGTGTVRKMRQNLGWAIGYNALALPIAAGVFEPSIGLVLRPEIAALSMSGSSLIVAVNALLLKRLRLPATDRRQVTSDVPSAGGTSPR, via the coding sequence ATGCGCTCGGCGAGCCGGACCGCCGTGCTCTCGGTCTCGGGTCTGCACTGGGCGTCGTCGGCTGCCGTCGTGGAAGCCGTGCTGTCTCGTCGCGCCGGGGTGCGCAGCGTCGAGGCGAACCCCGTGGACCAGACCGCGACGGTGACGTACGACCCCGAACGAACCTCGGTGGCGCAGCTGGCCGGTTGGGTGCGCGACTGCGGGTACCACTGCGCCGGCCAGTCCGTCCCCGATCACCTCTGCGACCCGATGGACGAGCCGACCGACCATCACGCGCACGCCCCCCACGAAGGTCCGCCGATCCATGGACCCCAGGAGGTGATAGGGCACGGCGGCCACCACGGCGCGATGTCGATGGACAGCATGGTCCGCGACATGCGCAACCGGTTCCTGCTGGCGGCCGTGCTGTCGGTTCCGGTGCTGCTGTGGTCGCCGATCGGCCGGAAGGTTCTCGGGTTCGGGGTGGCCGCGCCGTTCGGCCTGCGCGACGACGTCTTCGCACTCGCGCTGTCGCTGCCGGTGGTCTTCTACTCGGCGTGGATCTTCTTCGACGGTGCCTATCGGGCACTGCGCGCACGGACCCTCGACATGATGGTGCTCGTCGCGGTCGGCGTGGGCGCCGGGTGGGTGTACAGCCTGGGCGTGACCCTCACGGGCGGGGGTGAGGTCTTCTACGAGGCCGCGACGGTGCTGACCTCGTTCGTCCTGCTCGGGCACTGGTTCGAGATGCGGGCGCGCGGCGGCGCCAACGACGCGGTGCGGACGCTGCTCGAGCTCGCACCGGCGATGGCCCTGGTCCTGCGCGACGACGAGCCCGTCGAGGTCCCGACGGCCGACGTGCAGGTGGGGGACCTGCTGCTGGTGCGGCCCGGCGCGAGGGTTCCGGTGGACGGGGTCGTGGAGAGCGGGGAGTCCGAGGTCGACGAGTCGATGGTGACCGGGGAGAGCCTGCCCGTTGCCAAGGCCGCTGGTTCGCCGATGATCGGTGCGTCGATCAACACCACCGGAACCCTGCGCGTGCGGGCCGTCAAGGTGGGGGCTGACACCGCACTTGCCCAGATCGTGGCGCTGGTGCAGGAGGCGCAGAACTCCAAGGCCCCGGGTCAGCGCCTGGCCGACCGGGCGGCCTTCTGGCTGGTCCTCGTGGCGCTCGTCGCGGGCAGCACGACGTTCCTGGTGTGGCTCGCCAGCGGGGCGAGCGTGCAGACCGCGATGCTGTTCGCCATCACGGTCGTGGTGATCACCTGCCCGGATGCGCTCGGTCTGGCCACGCCGACGGCGATCATGGTCGGCACCGGCCTGGGCGCCCAGCGGGGAGTCCTGTTCAAGAACGCGACGGCGCTGGAGACCTCGGCGCGGATCGACACCGTCGTGATGGACAAGACCGGGACGCTGACGAAGGGCGCCCCCGAGGTCACCGACGTCGTCGTCGACGGCATGGAGGAGGCGCGGGTCCTCGCGCTCGCCGCGGCCGTCGAGCAGGAGTCGGAGCACCCGCTGGCCGCGGCGGTCGTCCGGTACGCGCGGACGAGGGGCGCGGCGACGTTGCGGGCCACCGAGTTCCGCAACGTCCCGGGCCACGGCGCCGGCGCGGACGTCGACGGGCACCGCGTGCTGGTCGGCAACCGCACGCTGATGGCCGCCGAGCACATCGACCTCGGCTCGCTGTCCGACGCGCGCGACCGGTTCGCGGCCGCCGGGCGCACCGCGGTCTTCGTCGCTGCCGACGGCACGGCTGTCGGCGTGATCGCCATGGCCGACGCCGCCCGGGAGACGGCCGCCCAGGCCGTTGCGGCCCTGCACGAGGCCGGGGTCCAGGTCGTCATGCTGACAGGCGACGACCAGGCCACCGCCGACAGGATCGCCGGCCAGCTGGGGATAGACCAGGTGATCGCTGAGGAGCTCCCCGGAGACAAGGCCGCCAAGGTCGCGGAGCTGCAGGCCAGCGGGAAGCGGGTCGCCATGGTCGGGGACGGGGTGAACGACGCGCCGGCGCTCGCGCAGGCCGACCTGGGCATCGCCATCGGCGCAGGTTCCGACGTCGCCATCGAGACCGCGGACGTCGTCCTGATGCGCTCGGACCCCCTGGACGTTCCGATCGCGCTGCGCATCGGCACGGGGACCGTGCGCAAGATGCGGCAGAACCTCGGGTGGGCCATCGGGTACAACGCCCTGGCCCTGCCCATCGCGGCCGGAGTCTTCGAACCGTCGATCGGCCTCGTCCTGCGTCCGGAGATCGCGGCCTTGTCGATGTCCGGCTCCAGCCTGATCGTGGCCGTCAACGCCCTGCTCCTCAAGCGGCTGCGGCTCCCCGCGACCGACCGCCGCCAGGTCACATCCGATGTGCCATCGGCAGGAGGAACATCCCCACGTTGA
- a CDS encoding glutaredoxin has protein sequence MSDRRAQEALVVVQLDTAPIPVTVVHAEACHFCDEAERELAGLAGQFPLAVRVIPLDSAEGRSLVDLHRPAMNPLVLVDGAYFSAGRLPRKKLTRLLAARASAPVGR, from the coding sequence GTGTCCGACCGACGCGCGCAGGAGGCCCTCGTGGTGGTTCAGCTCGACACGGCACCGATCCCGGTGACCGTGGTCCACGCCGAGGCGTGCCACTTCTGCGACGAGGCCGAGCGTGAGCTCGCCGGGCTGGCCGGGCAGTTCCCGCTCGCGGTCCGGGTGATCCCGCTCGACTCGGCCGAGGGTCGCAGCCTGGTGGATCTCCACCGGCCCGCCATGAACCCCCTGGTGCTGGTCGACGGGGCGTACTTCAGCGCGGGTCGCCTGCCGCGCAAGAAGCTCACGCGCCTGCTCGCCGCTCGCGCGTCCGCGCCCGTGGGGCGCTGA
- a CDS encoding response regulator transcription factor produces the protein MSSVTPTPAARPAAHRALVVDDEEPLARLVAGYLERDGFEVHVAFDGLDALALARSVDPDVVVLDLGLPGMDGVEVCRELRTFSDCYVVMLTARAEEVDTLIGLAVGADDYVTKPFSPRELTARVGVMLRRPRRSAASTVTAHATAAPAPPLVFGSLSIDTVAREVHVDGMLAALTRAEFDVLAALAARPHAAFSRHALIEAVWGDNWVGDEHLVDVHVLHVRRKLGDTAEEQRFVRTVRGVGYRMGQG, from the coding sequence ATGAGTTCCGTGACGCCGACGCCTGCCGCGAGACCCGCTGCCCATCGCGCTCTCGTCGTCGACGACGAGGAGCCGCTGGCCCGGTTGGTGGCCGGCTACCTGGAACGCGACGGGTTCGAGGTGCACGTGGCGTTCGACGGTCTCGATGCCCTGGCGCTGGCCAGGTCGGTCGACCCGGACGTCGTCGTCCTGGACCTCGGCCTGCCGGGCATGGACGGCGTCGAGGTCTGCCGCGAGCTGCGGACCTTCTCCGACTGCTACGTGGTGATGCTCACGGCGCGCGCGGAGGAGGTCGACACCCTCATCGGTCTTGCGGTGGGCGCCGACGACTACGTGACCAAGCCGTTCAGCCCGCGGGAGCTGACGGCGCGGGTCGGTGTGATGCTGCGTCGGCCGCGACGGTCCGCCGCGAGCACCGTGACGGCCCACGCGACCGCAGCCCCCGCACCGCCGCTGGTGTTCGGATCGCTGTCGATCGACACGGTCGCCCGCGAGGTGCACGTCGACGGGATGCTCGCCGCACTGACCCGCGCCGAGTTCGACGTCCTCGCGGCGCTGGCGGCCCGACCGCACGCCGCCTTCAGTCGGCACGCGCTCATCGAGGCCGTCTGGGGCGACAACTGGGTCGGCGACGAGCACCTCGTCGACGTCCACGTCCTGCACGTCCGGCGCAAGCTCGGTGACACCGCCGAAGAGCAGCGCTTCGTCCGGACGGTGCGCGGGGTGGGTTACCGCATGGGTCAGGGCTGA
- a CDS encoding redoxin domain-containing protein, with the protein MTSGTAMRREHERQVALDLAAEQSHAATLRRRRWGIIAWTTGLLVVVGLVVAGLVSARPTQSAEARTAPAFTLPATDGTSVSLASLRGTPVLLYFSEGAGCDACLVQMAKIESDPAFTATGIKVLPIVMNTAAQITPDMTRLRVTTPFLLDDGTTSKAYDTLGKGMHEGLPGHGFVLIDAQGVQKWSADYPSMWIAPADLLKEVTARL; encoded by the coding sequence ATGACCTCCGGGACCGCCATGCGACGCGAGCACGAGCGCCAGGTCGCGCTGGACCTGGCGGCCGAGCAGAGCCACGCCGCCACGCTTCGACGTCGCCGGTGGGGGATCATCGCCTGGACGACGGGACTCCTCGTGGTGGTCGGACTGGTCGTGGCCGGGCTGGTGTCCGCGCGACCGACGCAGTCCGCCGAGGCGCGCACGGCCCCGGCGTTCACCCTGCCCGCGACCGACGGCACGAGCGTGTCCCTGGCGTCCCTGCGCGGCACCCCCGTGCTCCTGTACTTCAGCGAGGGAGCCGGCTGCGACGCCTGCCTGGTCCAGATGGCCAAGATCGAGAGCGACCCGGCCTTCACCGCGACCGGCATCAAGGTCCTGCCCATCGTGATGAACACCGCCGCTCAGATCACCCCCGACATGACCCGGCTCCGGGTCACGACCCCGTTCCTTCTCGACGACGGCACCACGTCCAAGGCCTACGACACGCTCGGCAAGGGCATGCACGAGGGGCTGCCCGGGCACGGCTTCGTCCTCATCGACGCCCAGGGTGTTCAGAAGTGGTCCGCCGACTACCCCTCCATGTGGATCGCGCCCGCCGACCTCCTGAAGGAGGTCACGGCGCGCCTCTGA
- a CDS encoding BldC family transcriptional regulator, with product MSAPITGQLLTPGEVAVMFRVDPKTVTRWAQAGKLSAVRTLGGHRRFHEAEVRELLTGVPQQRADS from the coding sequence ATGTCCGCCCCGATCACGGGCCAGCTTCTGACCCCGGGTGAGGTTGCCGTCATGTTCCGCGTCGACCCGAAGACGGTCACGCGCTGGGCGCAGGCCGGCAAGCTCTCGGCAGTCCGGACCCTCGGCGGACACCGCCGTTTTCACGAGGCCGAGGTTCGCGAGCTCCTCACCGGCGTTCCGCAGCAGCGCGCCGACAGCTGA
- a CDS encoding transglutaminase family protein, producing MLRTVSSHLSFDVTSSTELYLAIAVADGAYDRFEHLTVTHQDALLEPLEIKTHHGARIHRVHAPAGRVVVDYHAQVTGTAALPPVEDADLIEYRRPSRYADSDKLLAFSRQQFAGLEEAALVTAVVGWVADHLRYAPGSSLPTDAASDTLLKRRGVCRDFAHLVVALLRAKDMPARFVSVYAPGLSPMDFHAVVEAYVDGAWHLVDATALAPLGSMLRIATGRDATDTAFLSNYHGYLTLRSMTVTATVQHSTSPGDLAVDAATGLAVLR from the coding sequence GTGCTCCGCACCGTCTCCTCCCACCTCTCGTTCGACGTCACCTCGTCGACCGAGCTGTACCTGGCGATCGCCGTCGCCGACGGCGCGTACGACCGGTTCGAGCACCTGACGGTGACGCATCAGGACGCCCTCCTGGAGCCCCTGGAGATCAAGACCCACCACGGTGCGCGGATCCACCGCGTGCACGCTCCTGCGGGCCGTGTGGTCGTCGACTACCACGCACAGGTGACCGGGACCGCTGCGCTCCCACCGGTGGAGGACGCGGACCTCATCGAGTACCGCCGGCCGAGCAGGTACGCGGACTCCGACAAGCTGCTCGCCTTCTCGCGCCAGCAGTTCGCGGGGCTCGAGGAAGCCGCTCTGGTCACCGCGGTCGTCGGGTGGGTGGCCGACCACCTGCGCTACGCGCCCGGGTCGAGCCTGCCGACCGACGCCGCGTCGGACACGCTCCTCAAGCGCCGCGGCGTGTGTCGTGACTTCGCGCACCTCGTCGTCGCCCTGCTGCGCGCCAAGGACATGCCCGCACGGTTCGTGTCGGTCTACGCACCCGGCCTGAGTCCCATGGACTTCCATGCCGTCGTCGAGGCCTACGTCGACGGCGCCTGGCACCTGGTCGACGCGACCGCGCTCGCGCCCCTGGGGTCGATGCTGCGCATCGCGACCGGTCGGGACGCCACGGACACCGCGTTCCTGTCGAACTACCACGGGTATCTCACGCTGCGGTCGATGACGGTGACCGCGACCGTGCAGCACTCCACCTCGCCCGGTGACCTCGCCGTCGACGCCGCCACGGGGCTCGCCGTCCTGCGCTGA
- a CDS encoding helix-turn-helix transcriptional regulator codes for MTSTRDGDRVRARIDVVARQMLDSVALRGAVLDVLHGVVDFDAYVWLLTDPVTTVGAAPLAHVPGVPLSELPSLIRAKYSTQLNRWTALMQTTSHVGLLGNATRVDLAQTVMWREMLGRHGIRDVASTVFADQFGCWGFLDLWRGDHREPFGESDALILAAIAPTVTTALRECQARTFVEAAKPHRDDAGPVVLTLDDGLRITSRTAASQTWLDVLLAPGPGSHAVPASVYNTAAQLLAIEDGVDDHPASTRTHLSDGFWLTLRAARIASVATQPTAPDPAAAGIVVTIEETSPTERLELFARAFAFTSRENQLVGLLATGADTRMMARQMALSEHTVQDHLKSIFVKTGARDRVTVLARALGTGLAPRT; via the coding sequence GTGACCAGCACCCGCGATGGGGATCGAGTCCGCGCGCGGATCGACGTCGTCGCCCGGCAGATGCTCGACTCCGTGGCCCTGCGCGGCGCAGTCCTCGACGTCCTGCATGGGGTGGTCGACTTCGATGCGTACGTGTGGCTGCTCACCGACCCTGTGACCACCGTCGGCGCTGCCCCTCTGGCCCACGTCCCTGGCGTCCCGCTCTCCGAACTGCCGTCCCTCATCCGGGCGAAGTACTCCACCCAGCTGAACCGCTGGACCGCACTGATGCAGACGACGTCACATGTGGGGCTACTGGGCAACGCAACGCGCGTCGATCTTGCTCAGACTGTGATGTGGCGCGAGATGTTGGGCAGGCACGGCATCCGCGACGTCGCCTCGACGGTCTTCGCCGACCAGTTCGGCTGCTGGGGATTCCTCGACCTGTGGCGCGGCGACCACCGTGAGCCGTTCGGAGAATCCGACGCTCTCATCCTCGCCGCGATCGCACCGACGGTGACGACTGCCCTGCGGGAATGCCAAGCGCGAACCTTCGTCGAAGCGGCGAAACCGCACCGCGATGACGCCGGGCCCGTCGTACTGACACTCGACGACGGTCTGCGAATTACGAGTCGAACTGCGGCGTCCCAGACGTGGCTGGACGTCCTGCTCGCGCCGGGGCCCGGTTCCCACGCTGTCCCCGCGAGCGTCTACAACACCGCCGCACAGCTCCTGGCCATCGAAGACGGCGTCGACGACCACCCGGCGTCCACCCGCACACACCTCAGCGACGGCTTCTGGCTCACCCTTCGCGCAGCCAGGATCGCTTCCGTCGCGACACAACCGACCGCTCCTGACCCCGCCGCGGCCGGAATCGTCGTGACCATCGAGGAGACGTCACCCACCGAGCGTCTCGAGCTCTTCGCACGCGCCTTCGCCTTCACCTCTCGTGAGAACCAGCTCGTCGGACTGCTTGCCACGGGCGCCGATACCCGGATGATGGCACGGCAGATGGCGCTGTCCGAGCACACCGTGCAAGACCACCTCAAGTCGATCTTCGTCAAGACCGGGGCACGCGATCGCGTCACCGTCCTCGCCCGTGCGCTGGGCACCGGGCTCGCGCCTCGCACGTGA